In the Hordeum vulgare subsp. vulgare chromosome 7H, MorexV3_pseudomolecules_assembly, whole genome shotgun sequence genome, one interval contains:
- the LOC123412655 gene encoding uncharacterized protein LOC123412655: protein MLVFRKGADFSSCHLEQQVRVTTTKRSRFIIGNGELTRFWEDTWLGEAPLALQYPRLYHIAQRRQVSVAAVLRETPLNIQFRRSLVGDRWISWLHLVRKLMEVNLSDRTDRISWRLTTNGLFTVKSMYSDLIDSVPIPKSKHIWKIRVPLRIKVFLWFVHRVILTKDNLAKRNWKGNPRCCFCPRVESIQHLFLDCLMAKLVWRSIHIAFNISPPVNFNSLFGTWLRGIDVQLAKSIRVGACALLWALWNSINDLVFNRLHDINFLQVIYRITALIRTWSLLTPVAAREPMVTGCVRWEMVAQGIFDRFGWRHINRIGV, encoded by the exons ATGTTGGTTTTCAGGAAAGGAGCGGATTTCAGTTCCTGTCACTTGGAACAACAGGTCAGGGTCACAACGACAAAGAG ATCGAGGTTTATCATTGGGAATGGGGAATTGACTAGATTCTGGGAAGACACCTGGCTAGGAGAAGCGCCTTTGGCTCTTCAATATCCGCGGTTGTACCATATTGCCCAGCGTCGACAAGTGTCAGTTGCGGCGGTATTGCGTGAGACTCCCCTTAATATTCAATTCCGCAGATCTCTAGTTGGGGATAGATGGATTTCCTGGTTGCATCTAGTTAGAAAGTTAATGGAGGTTAATCTTTCTGATAGGACTGATCGAATCTCCTGGAGATTAACAACGAATGGGTTGTTTACGGTTAAATCCATGTATTCTGATCTTATTGATTCCGTACCTATTCCAAAATCCAAACATATTTGGAAGATTAGAGTTCCTCTTAGAATTAAAGTTTTCTTGTGGTTTGTTCACAGAGTTATTTTAACTAAGGATAATTTGGCCAAACGGAATTGGAAAGGTAACCCCAGATGTTGTTTCTGTCCAAGAGTAGAGAGTATTCAGCACCTCTTTCTCGACTGTCTTATGGCTAAACTTGTTTGGCGCTCAATTCATATTGCTTTTAACATCTCTCCTCCTGTAAACTTCAACTCGTTATTTGGAACGTGGTTACGGGGAATTGATGTTCAATTGGCCAAATCTATTCGTGTCGGAGCATGTGCTCTTCTTTGGGCTTTATGGAATAGCAtaaatgatttggtttttaacAGACTTCATGATATTAACTTTCTGCAGGTTATCTACAGAATTACTGCACTGATCCGTACATGGTCGTTACTAACTCCTGTGGCAgccagggagcctatggttactgggtgtgtccgctgggagatggtagcacagggtatcttcgaccggtttggatggcggcatattaataggataggtgtttag